A genomic stretch from uncultured Pseudodesulfovibrio sp. includes:
- a CDS encoding site-specific integrase has protein sequence MATVTITTRPRKKGKSYVIQYLEPESGKKHHHATFRRKSLAMQEADKLRSLLDEGKLPKPRRNKKNELAQTFGSIASKCVHEWQRRHKEGDLSSATLKGYISFLKPLLKKWGKKVVGTISKEDLLEHRADVAAARSMALANRQMFILKQVFAKAIDSKAIKDDPTSGIKYLSEKNHERKQFMQPKMVEKLLKGASKGRAKHYLPLAILLAVEHGLSKQEVLDLQWSDITLNYGETGIIRFYRTKTKVERVHRIMPRTRKALLARKAHINKMRKLRGISNKGDFVVGHLDGSRMSEFKSAWKSVCNSLGLNDFHFHDNRHTYCSNIIMAGGTLKHAKEMIGHKTLRMADRYSHLEAARENVIQDNLAAHYEERQTSASKKRNT, from the coding sequence ATGGCAACTGTCACCATCACCACACGCCCACGTAAGAAAGGCAAAAGCTACGTAATTCAATACCTGGAACCTGAATCCGGGAAAAAGCATCATCATGCGACATTCAGACGCAAGTCACTTGCAATGCAGGAGGCCGACAAGCTTCGCTCGTTATTGGATGAAGGGAAGCTCCCCAAACCAAGACGGAATAAGAAGAATGAGCTGGCGCAGACATTCGGCAGCATTGCATCCAAATGCGTTCACGAATGGCAGCGTAGGCACAAGGAAGGCGATCTAAGTAGTGCCACCTTGAAAGGCTACATCAGTTTCCTCAAACCATTGCTCAAGAAATGGGGCAAGAAGGTTGTAGGAACGATCTCGAAAGAGGATCTGCTGGAACACCGTGCAGATGTTGCAGCCGCTCGTTCCATGGCATTAGCAAATCGCCAAATGTTCATTCTTAAGCAAGTCTTTGCCAAGGCTATAGACTCCAAGGCCATCAAAGACGATCCAACAAGCGGCATCAAGTACCTGAGTGAAAAAAACCATGAACGAAAGCAATTCATGCAACCGAAAATGGTTGAAAAGCTACTCAAAGGTGCTTCCAAAGGTCGCGCAAAGCACTACCTACCTTTGGCAATCCTGTTGGCCGTCGAACATGGTTTAAGCAAGCAGGAAGTGTTGGATTTGCAATGGTCTGACATTACTTTGAATTATGGCGAAACTGGGATCATCCGATTCTATAGAACCAAGACCAAAGTAGAGCGAGTCCACCGGATCATGCCCAGGACCAGAAAGGCTCTGCTGGCACGCAAAGCCCATATCAACAAAATGCGAAAGCTCAGAGGAATCTCTAACAAAGGAGATTTCGTTGTAGGGCATCTGGACGGCAGTAGAATGAGCGAGTTCAAATCAGCCTGGAAAAGTGTTTGTAACTCACTTGGCCTCAACGACTTCCACTTCCATGACAACAGACACACATACTGTTCAAACATCATCATGGCTGGCGGGACTCTCAAGCATGCCAAAGAAATGATTGGCCACAAGACGCTCCGCATGGCGGATCGTTATTCCCATCTCGAAGCGGCGAGAGAAAACGTCATTCAGGACAATCTGGCCGCTCATTATGAAGAGCGGCAAACCAGTGCTTCGAAAAAAAGGAACACATAG
- a CDS encoding helix-turn-helix domain-containing protein, giving the protein MDTQKLLLNIQETADILRVHRSTVSRMLDSGELPSILVRSRKLIRYADVLEFIENQIGRSKGGYSWKD; this is encoded by the coding sequence ATGGACACTCAAAAATTACTGCTCAACATTCAAGAAACAGCCGACATACTGCGTGTACACAGATCAACTGTTTCGCGTATGCTGGACAGTGGCGAACTCCCTTCAATTTTGGTACGTTCGCGCAAGCTCATCCGATACGCTGATGTACTTGAGTTCATTGAAAACCAAATAGGGAGAAGCAAGGGCGGATACTCGTGGAAGGACTAA
- a CDS encoding HlyD family type I secretion periplasmic adaptor subunit — MSPTKGKIRVNKRQSMHLSQALLLEETGVPRLVRYVILTLTLVIAAFVTWASITRIDEVAVSSGKITPSGQIKRVQSEDGGMVSAILVTEGEAVKKGQDLITLDPTVSVSNLDQQLVRQTTLALRKERLQALIDGRNPTYSDIEEKYAELAAQQTRLHKQKIEAMDVSKAILKNQINQYEAELKELGNRENTLRQQHQLMREEYDTYEGLFKRELVGKTEFFGIKRQFLQVQEYLNQIPVRRIQVREKLTESRNRLVKLREDALESWMAELATVEAEAREIDEIVKRFEMDVYQLSVKAPEDGVIHNLQINSAGEIIQPGETVMELVPIGRKLVAEVKISSRDVGHIEEGQTVTVKFTAYDYSRYGGIKGVLTAISPTTIVEEDGSVYYKGIVTLNANHLTKGNKKLLVLPGMTVQADIKTGNKTLLGYFMKPIYLSMAQSFRER, encoded by the coding sequence ATGAGCCCTACAAAAGGAAAAATTCGCGTCAACAAACGACAATCCATGCATCTCTCCCAAGCTCTGCTGTTGGAAGAAACCGGCGTACCACGTCTCGTGCGCTACGTTATCCTCACGCTGACTCTGGTCATCGCGGCCTTTGTCACCTGGGCATCCATCACCCGCATCGACGAAGTCGCGGTTTCATCAGGCAAAATCACCCCATCCGGGCAGATTAAGCGCGTGCAAAGCGAAGACGGCGGCATGGTGTCAGCCATTCTGGTTACTGAAGGCGAAGCGGTAAAGAAGGGACAAGACCTCATCACCCTCGACCCCACGGTTTCCGTATCCAACCTTGATCAGCAACTTGTCCGTCAGACCACCCTTGCTCTTCGCAAGGAACGTCTCCAGGCACTCATTGACGGACGCAACCCAACCTACTCCGATATTGAGGAAAAATATGCTGAACTAGCCGCCCAGCAGACCCGTTTGCACAAACAAAAAATCGAAGCCATGGACGTTTCTAAAGCGATTCTCAAAAATCAAATCAACCAATACGAAGCCGAGCTCAAGGAATTGGGCAACAGGGAAAATACACTACGCCAGCAACACCAGCTGATGCGAGAAGAGTACGATACCTACGAGGGACTTTTCAAACGAGAACTGGTCGGCAAGACGGAATTCTTCGGCATCAAGCGCCAATTCCTACAAGTACAAGAATACCTCAACCAAATCCCCGTGCGGCGAATCCAGGTGAGGGAGAAACTCACTGAAAGTCGGAACCGTCTGGTCAAACTCCGGGAAGATGCACTCGAAAGCTGGATGGCTGAACTGGCCACAGTAGAGGCTGAAGCTAGAGAGATTGATGAAATCGTCAAACGATTCGAAATGGATGTGTACCAGTTGTCGGTCAAGGCGCCGGAAGATGGCGTCATCCACAACCTCCAGATCAACTCGGCAGGAGAGATCATCCAGCCCGGCGAAACGGTCATGGAACTCGTACCCATAGGCCGCAAACTGGTAGCAGAAGTCAAAATATCTTCTCGCGATGTCGGCCACATCGAAGAAGGACAGACTGTAACCGTCAAATTTACAGCCTATGATTATTCCCGTTACGGAGGCATCAAGGGCGTTCTCACCGCCATCTCACCTACCACCATCGTGGAGGAAGATGGCAGCGTGTATTACAAGGGTATCGTGACGCTGAACGCCAACCACCTGACCAAGGGCAACAAAAAGCTCCTCGTCCTTCCCGGCATGACTGTCCAGGCTGACATCAAGACAGGGAACAAGACTCTGCTCGGCTACTTTATGAAGCCGATCTATCTTTCCATGGCACAATCGTTCAGGGAGAGATAA
- a CDS encoding ATP-binding cassette domain-containing protein: MANPVTSSEFNLPGGLGPCIPPLLDSLGWRGSVVHLAEAMPHLSDSLDLSDLLNVMANLKFGSRSMETRLDHLDDRMLPCLFVTDDGKTQILSKGDGATVLAFDPEKEAYIEITPDSQNGTAFFFAQVDTRGHSLHRQQKEWFRKVLARFKKPLKQGLLVSFMLSVLALTLPLFIMTIYDQMPFFENNVTLAYIVIGVLVFILSDFGLRLIRSGILGFIAARLGNIVGNEVFRRILYMPPAYTESASIGAQASRIKDFDTVRDFFSGQAFVAVMEIPFITLLVGAMWVLGGSVVAVPIIAIILFGVLAAIYLPLVKRANEQVAKAGAAKQELVMEMLTKMRAIKQTSAPIIWENRYRQLSAECAANSFRSSQLASQINVLTNTLIMGAGVATMALSVNNVLAREMTMGALVACMILVWRVLAPLRSGFVVMLQVERINKSVRQVDRLMNLDIEQHTESLLTLNRKMRGDVRFSQVSIRYMRDAQPALLGVSFEVKHGETLAIAGHDGAGKSTILKLIMGLYRPQAGRITLDHTSIRQMDPLSLRRSVGYAPQTPQFFYGTIAQNLRLINPVAPDGELQDACLKAGVLDEVEALENGIHTRIGDYQMKLMPISFLKKLNLARTLVSPAPLLLLDEAMERPSFEERDVFLNILEEARGHSTIITVTNHAAYLKKADKIMWMERGRVRMFGPPDEVLPLLPEEYKC, translated from the coding sequence ATGGCAAATCCTGTCACGTCATCAGAATTCAACCTGCCCGGCGGCCTTGGCCCCTGCATCCCCCCTCTGCTCGATTCGCTGGGGTGGAGAGGCAGTGTTGTTCACCTAGCCGAAGCCATGCCGCATCTGAGCGACAGCCTGGATCTATCGGACCTGCTGAACGTCATGGCCAACCTCAAGTTCGGCAGCCGGTCCATGGAAACCCGGCTGGACCACCTTGATGACCGCATGCTCCCCTGCCTGTTCGTGACAGACGATGGAAAAACCCAAATTTTATCCAAAGGTGATGGAGCCACCGTGCTTGCCTTTGACCCTGAAAAAGAAGCCTATATTGAAATAACTCCTGATTCACAAAACGGCACTGCATTTTTTTTCGCACAAGTGGATACACGAGGCCACTCCCTGCACCGCCAGCAGAAGGAATGGTTCAGAAAGGTTCTTGCCCGGTTCAAAAAGCCGCTGAAACAAGGCCTGCTTGTCTCTTTCATGCTCAGCGTTCTGGCACTGACCCTCCCTCTGTTCATAATGACCATTTATGACCAGATGCCCTTTTTCGAAAACAACGTCACTCTGGCGTACATCGTCATCGGCGTACTTGTTTTCATTTTGAGCGATTTCGGCCTGCGTCTGATCCGCTCCGGCATTCTCGGATTCATCGCTGCCCGCCTGGGGAACATTGTCGGCAACGAAGTATTCCGCCGCATTCTCTACATGCCCCCCGCTTACACCGAATCAGCTTCCATCGGCGCACAGGCTTCCCGAATCAAGGATTTCGACACGGTCAGGGACTTTTTCTCGGGCCAGGCTTTTGTCGCGGTAATGGAAATCCCATTCATCACCCTGCTGGTCGGCGCCATGTGGGTCCTCGGTGGTTCCGTGGTTGCTGTCCCGATAATAGCCATCATCCTCTTCGGTGTCCTGGCCGCCATATATCTCCCTTTGGTCAAACGGGCCAACGAGCAGGTGGCCAAGGCGGGAGCAGCAAAACAGGAACTGGTCATGGAGATGCTGACCAAGATGCGGGCCATCAAGCAGACCTCCGCCCCGATCATATGGGAAAATCGGTATCGCCAGCTTTCGGCTGAGTGTGCGGCCAACTCTTTCCGGTCCTCCCAGCTCGCATCCCAGATCAATGTGCTGACCAACACCCTGATTATGGGTGCCGGTGTTGCCACCATGGCCTTGTCTGTCAACAACGTCCTGGCCAGGGAGATGACCATGGGCGCGTTGGTGGCCTGCATGATTCTGGTCTGGCGAGTCCTCGCTCCCCTGCGTTCCGGCTTCGTGGTCATGCTTCAGGTTGAACGCATCAACAAAAGTGTGCGCCAGGTGGACAGACTCATGAATCTCGACATCGAACAGCACACGGAATCACTACTCACCCTGAATCGGAAAATGCGTGGCGACGTCAGGTTCTCTCAGGTCTCCATCCGCTACATGCGCGATGCTCAACCCGCCCTGCTCGGCGTCAGCTTCGAGGTCAAGCATGGCGAAACGCTCGCCATCGCAGGGCATGACGGGGCCGGGAAATCCACCATACTAAAACTGATAATGGGCTTATACCGCCCTCAGGCAGGCCGCATTACGCTGGACCACACCAGCATCCGGCAAATGGACCCGCTCTCGCTTCGCCGGTCCGTAGGGTATGCTCCGCAGACCCCCCAATTCTTCTATGGCACCATTGCCCAGAACCTGCGCCTGATCAACCCGGTAGCCCCGGACGGCGAATTGCAAGACGCCTGCCTCAAGGCAGGAGTGCTTGATGAAGTGGAGGCTTTGGAAAACGGCATCCATACCCGCATTGGCGACTACCAGATGAAACTGATGCCCATATCATTCCTCAAGAAACTGAACCTGGCCAGAACTCTGGTCAGCCCCGCCCCTCTGCTCCTGCTGGACGAAGCAATGGAACGGCCCAGCTTTGAAGAGCGAGATGTATTTCTGAATATACTGGAGGAAGCTAGAGGTCATTCAACGATCATCACGGTGACCAACCATGCCGCCTACCTGAAAAAAGCGGATAAAATCATGTGGATGGAACGAGGCCGTGTACGTATGTTCGGCCCGCCGGACGAAGTGCTGCCTCTCCTCCCGGAAGAATATAAATGCTGA
- a CDS encoding hemerythrin domain-containing protein, whose protein sequence is MLLTQGKDISRNEQAWTRWVLQSARIWDDVSGIVQTIGIHAVDEDHRKFTQYALDLNLIIQALSNRDVSFENLHRGEEIFEKLLDYADIHFQRETRIMQKMESPLMVHHLEQHSIFLGMVEEHYNDFKRGRLQMVSGLKLSILDWWVNHINGIDYETFVLGKTDRMRVGE, encoded by the coding sequence ATGCTTCTGACACAGGGCAAGGACATATCCCGCAATGAGCAGGCCTGGACGCGCTGGGTTTTGCAATCAGCCCGCATATGGGATGATGTTTCCGGCATCGTGCAAACAATCGGCATCCATGCGGTAGATGAAGATCATCGCAAGTTCACCCAGTATGCCCTTGACCTCAATCTCATCATTCAGGCCCTCAGCAACCGCGACGTGTCATTCGAAAACCTGCACAGGGGTGAAGAAATATTCGAAAAGCTGCTCGACTATGCGGACATTCACTTCCAGCGGGAAACGCGGATCATGCAGAAGATGGAAAGCCCCTTGATGGTTCACCATCTTGAACAACACTCCATTTTCCTGGGCATGGTCGAAGAGCATTACAACGATTTCAAGCGTGGTCGACTGCAAATGGTCTCCGGTCTCAAGCTCTCCATTTTGGATTGGTGGGTCAACCACATTAACGGCATCGACTACGAGACATTCGTCCTGGGCAAGACGGATCGCATGCGTGTGGGGGAATAG
- a CDS encoding ABC transporter transmembrane domain-containing protein, producing the protein MDLSYFKRPRGLIRDIAGLPLFLRSSFDLFLASVGINVLSLALPIILMQVYDRIVPTRATNTLLWLVIGFGCALVLESILRLCRTTVTNWISARFEHEIAHGCVARWLNCHLEDFERDGAGVHLDRLRSVNALRTYYAGQAFQLLLDLPFAFLFMAVIAFLSGWTVAAYIGAVTMVFLLLITIIKRRYSTNRMQQKTLGDRRYNFLVESLGGIHTIKSITLEESMLRRHERLGTETAKSDYDVIFVGNLPVSLGTMFSQIILFGVLFVGGSLAIGGNMTLGSLAACTLLSGRFFQPFKSLASFWVRHADIEIAKEQIKGVAELKQEYDATAPCLPSEIEGRIELADVTFRYDQSTAKILDNVKLTIEPGQFVCLHSQGSKGTSTLLNLMYGMIAPTSGKVLIDNNDMAEICHNDFKGRIEYIPQQGTLFNGTIFDNLTLFNPAHRDAAMDAAALLRLDEVLSDLPLGYETVVGNRLYEFLPTGIVQRICLARSLTIRPRIILMDKVNDAMDSDSEQLFLWLMKKLKGNCTMVMATSSPPMLNMADVIYQIVDEKLVQMEPDQCF; encoded by the coding sequence ATGGATTTATCTTATTTTAAACGCCCACGGGGGCTGATCAGGGATATTGCAGGATTGCCACTTTTCCTGCGCAGCTCCTTCGATCTCTTTCTCGCTTCCGTGGGGATCAACGTCCTCTCCCTCGCCTTGCCCATCATTTTGATGCAGGTCTATGACCGCATCGTTCCGACCAGGGCCACCAACACACTCTTGTGGCTGGTCATAGGTTTCGGCTGCGCACTGGTGCTGGAGTCCATTTTGCGCTTATGCCGCACCACAGTCACCAACTGGATATCCGCCCGTTTCGAGCATGAAATCGCCCATGGTTGCGTGGCCCGGTGGCTCAACTGCCACCTCGAAGATTTCGAAAGAGATGGAGCGGGCGTTCACCTGGACCGATTGCGTTCGGTAAATGCCCTGCGCACCTATTACGCGGGACAAGCATTTCAGCTCCTCCTCGACCTGCCATTTGCCTTCCTGTTCATGGCTGTCATCGCTTTTCTCAGCGGTTGGACCGTGGCGGCCTACATAGGTGCTGTCACCATGGTTTTCCTTCTCCTCATCACCATCATCAAGCGGCGCTACAGCACGAATCGCATGCAACAAAAGACTCTGGGGGATCGCCGATACAATTTCCTGGTGGAGTCTTTGGGCGGCATTCACACCATCAAGTCCATAACTCTTGAGGAGTCCATGCTCAGGCGTCATGAGCGGCTCGGCACTGAAACGGCCAAAAGCGACTATGACGTCATCTTTGTGGGTAATTTGCCAGTGAGCCTGGGCACCATGTTTTCCCAGATCATCCTCTTCGGCGTTCTTTTCGTGGGCGGAAGCCTTGCCATCGGCGGCAACATGACGCTGGGTAGTCTCGCTGCATGCACCCTGCTCAGCGGACGATTCTTCCAGCCATTCAAGAGTCTCGCTTCTTTCTGGGTTCGTCACGCAGACATTGAAATCGCCAAAGAACAAATCAAGGGAGTCGCTGAACTCAAGCAGGAATATGACGCCACGGCCCCATGCCTGCCTAGTGAGATCGAAGGCCGCATTGAGCTTGCGGACGTCACTTTCCGCTATGATCAAAGCACCGCCAAGATACTCGACAACGTCAAACTGACTATCGAGCCGGGACAATTCGTCTGCCTGCATTCCCAGGGCTCAAAGGGAACGTCGACCCTGCTCAACCTCATGTACGGCATGATCGCACCCACTTCCGGCAAGGTGCTCATCGACAACAATGACATGGCGGAGATATGCCATAATGATTTCAAGGGACGCATCGAATACATCCCGCAACAAGGCACGCTTTTCAACGGCACGATTTTCGACAACCTCACCCTGTTTAATCCGGCACACCGGGACGCGGCCATGGATGCGGCGGCCCTGCTCAGGTTGGATGAGGTTCTGTCAGATCTCCCGCTGGGCTATGAAACCGTCGTCGGCAACAGACTCTATGAATTCCTGCCCACAGGGATTGTCCAGCGAATATGTCTCGCCCGCTCTCTGACTATCCGGCCGCGAATCATCCTTATGGACAAGGTCAACGACGCCATGGACTCGGACAGCGAGCAACTCTTTCTCTGGCTCATGAAAAAACTCAAGGGCAATTGCACCATGGTCATGGCGACATCCAGCCCTCCCATGCTGAACATGGCGGACGTCATATATCAGATTGTGGACGAAAAACTCGTACAGATGGAGCCGGATCAATGCTTCTGA
- a CDS encoding autotransporter outer membrane beta-barrel domain-containing protein → MSMSLLRSVLSVGLSLALWGAPGIAMALSAGATSINGHSSVGNFYHTVNLFDAGEIITVTVDNPVGATSAAASLMSGAGNVSQISNSFPAVLTLTVPSTGVFTFIVSTAGGNARISIAVAEPNPASAADNADAFSNTVASASRGQTSVITGNIMSRTATASFGAPPQEGRGRNLASSFNKGSLYQRGEQHEAREMSIKELAQFATFNTSQSVAAAADGGVSGIEQRRGILTSDPFTIWGHASFTSADNDFNKGGDDRRYNGNVWGYSLGADYRFHEKVIAGLSVGYTDTDITTSYNSGKYEEQSWNFSPYVMYEPVDGALISFIAGYSFGDVDRKRNSTVTGNTDSDMWYTALEGEYRMQPSDSIPLELTARLGYLLSEKTLDSFTESDGARVGESTADTSQIKPGVEVAYSFNAQGMTLQPFVKADYIHDFVDEINDDSNALNLGGGLRVLSGETGLSGVIEGERQFCRDDYSEYTIKGLLAYNFALNGDDGNQMGTLAPFVNSNLDADGGQVFGAGLKFTSADSVISCELDATHTMSSDNAGDTGAKLMFELAY, encoded by the coding sequence ATGTCTATGTCCCTATTGCGTTCCGTGTTGTCTGTTGGTCTGTCTTTAGCCCTCTGGGGTGCGCCTGGCATTGCCATGGCTTTGTCTGCGGGAGCGACAAGTATTAACGGTCATAGTTCTGTTGGAAATTTCTATCATACTGTTAACCTCTTCGATGCAGGGGAAATAATTACTGTTACCGTCGACAATCCTGTTGGGGCAACGAGCGCTGCCGCTTCTTTGATGAGCGGTGCTGGCAATGTTTCTCAAATTTCGAACTCGTTTCCTGCCGTGCTCACGCTGACTGTTCCATCGACTGGTGTATTTACGTTTATTGTTTCAACAGCTGGCGGGAACGCGCGCATATCAATAGCCGTGGCTGAGCCAAATCCTGCCAGTGCTGCTGATAATGCCGATGCTTTTTCCAACACCGTTGCCTCTGCCTCCAGAGGACAAACTTCCGTCATAACGGGCAACATCATGTCCCGGACCGCAACGGCCTCTTTTGGTGCTCCGCCGCAGGAAGGGCGAGGTAGGAATTTGGCGTCATCATTCAATAAAGGTTCTCTTTATCAAAGGGGCGAGCAGCATGAAGCCAGAGAAATGTCCATCAAGGAACTGGCGCAGTTCGCCACCTTCAATACGTCACAAAGTGTGGCTGCGGCGGCTGATGGCGGCGTCTCCGGCATAGAACAGCGACGTGGTATCCTTACAAGTGACCCTTTCACCATTTGGGGGCATGCGTCTTTTACGTCTGCCGATAACGATTTCAACAAGGGCGGGGATGACAGACGGTACAATGGTAATGTATGGGGCTACAGCCTCGGTGCAGACTACCGTTTTCATGAAAAAGTCATTGCCGGTCTTTCTGTCGGCTACACTGATACAGATATTACGACCAGCTACAACTCCGGCAAGTATGAAGAACAGAGTTGGAACTTCTCACCCTATGTCATGTACGAACCTGTCGATGGCGCACTGATTTCGTTTATTGCAGGGTATAGTTTTGGTGACGTTGACCGCAAGCGGAACTCCACTGTCACTGGAAACACCGACAGTGACATGTGGTATACGGCACTGGAAGGCGAGTACAGGATGCAGCCGTCCGACTCCATTCCTCTGGAGTTGACTGCGAGACTTGGTTACCTGTTGTCGGAAAAAACGCTTGATTCCTTTACCGAAAGCGATGGAGCCCGTGTCGGCGAGTCCACTGCTGACACCAGCCAGATCAAACCCGGAGTTGAAGTCGCCTACAGCTTCAATGCACAGGGGATGACCTTGCAACCTTTCGTCAAGGCCGACTACATTCATGACTTTGTCGATGAAATCAACGATGACAGCAATGCGCTCAATCTCGGTGGTGGTTTGCGGGTCCTATCCGGCGAAACCGGATTGTCCGGCGTGATCGAAGGTGAACGCCAGTTTTGCAGAGATGACTACTCCGAATACACCATCAAAGGACTTCTCGCCTACAACTTCGCCTTGAATGGCGATGACGGCAACCAGATGGGCACTCTGGCTCCTTTCGTGAACTCCAACCTGGATGCCGACGGTGGGCAGGTCTTCGGAGCCGGGCTGAAGTTCACAAGCGCAGACAGCGTCATAAGCTGCGAGCTTGATGCAACGCACACCATGTCGTCTGATAATGCTGGTGATACCGGCGCCAAGCTGATGTTTGAACTGGCCTATTAA
- a CDS encoding serine/threonine protein kinase, which translates to MSSDIRDIVRYYLPKFPINRVRRCLTDTTDFTSIDYGDVIHVGDLHYMVLRDEAERRFGLEDFKFWVKRCKCLETGESAILKLVFHEEFVQRLGPVSIRSFRSETKEARILELVKNDPRFMHGFSVLDEVGNLVRVLKVIRGRRFDMAVQRLSGGHREYFDSGLRNMLELFISGCEGIAFLHDHDELHGDVRRDHLWFEPSAGTVRWIDFDYAYESSANPFALDLFGLGNVLLFVVGKQIYTPGVFNGMEGEDSIVPNDFSLIYKNRLVNLRRLFPYIPESLNRVLMHFAAGARVYYESVNEFLDDLRPCLDELPIQKEES; encoded by the coding sequence ATGAGTTCTGACATCAGGGATATAGTTCGCTACTACCTCCCGAAGTTTCCGATCAATCGTGTCAGGAGATGTCTGACCGATACCACTGATTTTACCTCCATTGACTATGGTGATGTCATTCATGTGGGTGATCTTCATTATATGGTACTCCGAGATGAGGCTGAACGACGGTTCGGCCTCGAGGATTTCAAGTTTTGGGTTAAGCGGTGTAAATGTCTTGAAACCGGTGAGTCCGCCATACTCAAACTTGTGTTCCACGAAGAGTTCGTTCAGCGGTTGGGTCCTGTATCCATTCGCAGTTTCCGCAGTGAAACCAAGGAAGCACGTATCCTGGAACTGGTAAAAAACGATCCCCGATTCATGCACGGTTTCTCGGTGCTCGACGAAGTGGGTAATTTGGTCCGGGTGCTCAAGGTTATCAGGGGCAGGCGGTTCGACATGGCTGTTCAGAGACTGTCCGGCGGCCATCGGGAATACTTCGATTCAGGCCTGCGAAACATGCTTGAACTCTTCATTTCCGGATGCGAGGGGATCGCTTTCCTCCACGATCATGATGAACTGCACGGCGATGTGCGGCGCGACCACCTCTGGTTTGAGCCCAGCGCAGGCACGGTCCGCTGGATCGATTTCGACTACGCCTATGAGTCCAGCGCCAATCCGTTTGCTCTGGATCTCTTCGGACTGGGGAATGTCCTGCTCTTTGTCGTGGGCAAGCAGATATATACCCCGGGGGTTTTCAACGGCATGGAGGGGGAAGATTCCATTGTGCCGAACGATTTTTCCCTCATTTACAAGAATAGGCTCGTTAACCTGCGACGTCTGTTTCCGTATATCCCCGAAAGTCTCAACAGGGTGCTCATGCATTTCGCAGCCGGAGCCAGGGTCTATTACGAATCCGTCAATGAATTCCTGGATGATCTGCGGCCCTGTCTTGATGAACTGCCAATCCAGAAGGAGGAATCATGA
- a CDS encoding universal stress protein, which yields MNFKKILLAVDASENAMRAVEYVGHIAAGCDGFEVQIHCIERLPHRDIYPDETAWKDGCQATRAELTQFMETARQNLVQRGVPQDKVTDRYVISCQSPFKDMKPACSRGTGVAQEILAEVESGGFGTVVVGRRGVSKEEEFIFGSVSNKIVHSAKNCTVWVVS from the coding sequence ATGAACTTCAAAAAGATACTGCTGGCGGTTGATGCAAGTGAAAACGCCATGCGCGCTGTAGAGTACGTCGGCCACATTGCAGCCGGATGCGACGGTTTTGAGGTGCAGATTCACTGCATTGAGCGGCTGCCTCACCGGGATATATATCCGGACGAGACTGCCTGGAAGGATGGCTGCCAAGCGACACGCGCGGAACTCACGCAATTCATGGAAACAGCCCGGCAGAACCTCGTGCAGCGGGGCGTGCCTCAAGACAAGGTCACAGACCGTTACGTCATAAGCTGTCAATCTCCATTCAAGGATATGAAGCCAGCCTGTAGCAGGGGCACTGGTGTGGCTCAGGAAATCCTGGCGGAAGTCGAGTCGGGAGGCTTCGGCACCGTAGTGGTTGGACGTCGTGGCGTGTCCAAGGAAGAAGAATTCATTTTTGGTTCTGTATCCAACAAAATCGTCCATTCGGCCAAGAATTGTACGGTCTGGGTGGTCTCGTAA